In the Zingiber officinale cultivar Zhangliang chromosome 5A, Zo_v1.1, whole genome shotgun sequence genome, TGGTGgaatatttttgattttttttttttttggtggttGACAAAGGAGATCATTTAGAAGATTTACATATTTTAGAACGTTTAcccaacaaaataaaaaaattaattacaaaccaacaatttaaaaataaataattcaatcaattaattttaaacttatcaataaatatgaagcatctctTGCTGTCACTCTCTCCAACTGCTCCTGAGAGAAACACGGCTGAGAGCCTGAGCTGcaaattttccattttttttaaatttgaatttagcaATTAATGATTTTAAAGACTAATTTAATGACTCATTTTGATCTAAAATCTTACGTATGTGAGTTCGAATGCATCCAAATTATATATTCGAGAGGATTGAATATGAATAAACGAGTTGATAAGTATAAATTAGCTCATTTTTATGGCGAAAATGACTTCATAACCactttttttctttaaatttttttattcaatattttcaaattttaggaaaaaACTACCACCTCTCTAGGTTAGAACACAAATAGGGAAAGAGATCAACAATCACTATCGATGGATCGCAACTACCATTCATATACATAGATCCTAAAGCATCTAATTTCAAAGGCATTGATGCTCTATAAGCCTAATTAAGTATAAAGGAACGAAATGGAGGATCGAAGGAGCACCATAGATGCAATGGCGTATCTAGGTTGAACAACTGCCCTGGGCTAAAAATGCTGAGTCCAGTAAAGCCCAGCCCAACATAGCAAGGTTAACACTTAAAATCATTGGGCTGCTTGTTGGGTGAGGCTTAAAATTTATTGGGCATTGCTAGGCTGCACTGGGCTAGAGCCCAGCAAAGCCCAGCCCTGGCTACGCCCTTGCATAGATGTCGACGAGAGTGGTGTGACCTACACTCAAGAAAAGCCTATTTTCACGGTTGGTTCATCGGTCAAGTTGATTCGCGAGTCGCTTAAGActaagaagatcacaagaacAACCTTTTTGAGTTCTATACCATATCGAAAAAATTGCAATGTAAGAAGATTACAAGAACAACATTTTCACTTATCTTATTTCATAGGATCTTATAAGTAAGCACCAAATTAAAGAGTCTAGCATAAGGTATACATGGAAGGCGAATGACTCTACAACTTTGGTGACACGGCTTGCCGAGCTAGAGTTATGAGGTCCTTCCTCAAAATTTTGCCGGCGGGTGATCTCGGAACGGTGCCTATGAAGGCAACTCTCCTGATCTTCTTATAGGGTGCCACCTGATTCAGTTTCAGTAGGTCAATTACCTAACAATGAaattaggattttagaatttaaaatttagtgTTTATTACCTGAGAAGCAACAAACTGCATCACCTCCTCACTTGTCAGTCGACTATCACTCGCTCTCACCACAAAAGCCATGGGCACCTGCCCTGCCTCCTCGTCCTCCAACCTGCAATATCACCACCACATCTTTGTCATTACGACGAACAACAAGGCGGTTGTATGTGTTCGCGGGCTTATAACAATTCTTTTCAAATTCTTGCATTAGGATTCATGCTTGATAGGTGTATTAGTTATGCGATTTAGAGAGCGATGTGCTAGTAATTGGTATGAGTACGAAGGAGGTAGGAGACGAAGACTCACGGCACGACCGCGGCATCGAGTATGTGAGGGTGTGTTGCAAGCAGAGCCTCCAACTCTGTTGGGGTAACCTGCAATCCAATTCACAATTCAATGAAACATCCAAGTGAGCTACGGAGTTTGAATTGGTATCGCATCCAATGTGGCGGGAAGAATTGTCGataagattttgaatttgttagttTGAGATGGAGGTGAGCTCACCTGGTAGCCGTTGGGCTTGATGAGCTCTTTGATCCGGTCGACTATGAACAAGTAGCCGTCCTCGTCGAAGTAGACCAAGTCGCCGGTCCTGAGCCACCCGCCGTCCGCCACCTCCTCCGCCGTCGCCACGTCATTGCCCAGGTAGCCCCACATCACCGTGGCCCCCCTCAGCCATAGCTCCCCCACCCCTCCTGGCCCCTCCGCCTTCCCTGTCGCCGGCGCCACCACCCTAGCCTCGAATCCCGGCAGCAGCTGCCCCACGCCCCTGCCTTCCGGTCGAGTCGATGCAGCTGCCGCGAAAGTCGCCGCCCCGCACGTCTCCGTCAGGCCGTACCCCTCCCTCAGCTCCACCCACGGGTACCGGCGCCGGAACCCCCTCGCGGAGGCCGGAGGCATCGCCGACGCCCCGGTGCCGATGCGTCTCAGCCCCGACAAGTCCCAATTTTGGGGGGACTTTGCCATCGCTGTCACCACCGGCGGCACCGCCGGTATGTTGGTCACCCCGTGACGCGCCACCGCTTCCATAGCCGCCGCGAGCTCGAACCGCGGCATCACTACTACTCTCGCGCCCGTCGTGGGCAGGCCCAGCGCGAAGAAGACCAGGCCGTACACGTGGCTCATGGGGATGAAGGCGAGGTAGACGTCGCCGTCGGAGCCGCTCGCCTCCGACGCCCACCGGAGCAACGACACCGCCGCGATGAGGTTCCCGTGGGTAAGCACCGCTCCCTTGGGCGACCCCGTCGTCCCCGATGAGTACAGCACCGCAGCGGGATCGGATTGCCGCCGTCCCGACGGCGTCGCCGCCATGGGGTCGCCCCACTCCATCATCTCCTCGGCCGACGGAAGCGCTTCATAGGTGGCGTCGGGCGGGGACGGTCGGCGGGTGAGGAGGGTGGGGAGCCCGGCGGCAGCGGTCTTGTGGGCCTCCTCGGGTGCAGCGATGGCGATGGAGGCGCCGGAGTCACGGACCTGGCGGACAACGTCGGCGGTGGTACAAAGTGGATTGGCGGGGCAGAGTACGGCGCCGGCTGCGAGCACGGCGAGGGCAATAACAGGGTAAAGAACAGAATTCGGAGCGAGGAGGAGCACGACATCGCCGGGGCGGATGCCGAGGCCAAGGCTGAGTGCAGCAGCAAGGGAGAGAACAGAGCGACGTAGATCGGAGAAGGAGAGGCCCTGGCCGGAAGCCAAGTCGAGGAAAGCGAGTCGGTCGGCAGGCGGGAGTAGCGAGAGCACGAAGGAGGCAGCGTCGAGGGGGAAATCGGAGGACGGGAGATGGCGAGGGGAGAGGCGATGAAGAGAACGAAAGACGCCGGAATCGGCGCAGAAGCCGCTCCTCTGACAGTCCTCCGCCGCCATCACCTCCTCGCccgcaaggtggtcggccatatgctCGTAAGAAACAAGAACACAGCGTTGAAATTAATAGGTAGAGGAGAAATAACATAAAgccaataaatttatttatataaattgtccaaaaacaataatagaaatattaaaaaaattaaacaatgataataattataaatatagtaatataatagatttgaagatattttttttttctatttgattCATGTCAATCTTGATTGTgtaccaaatataataaatcataattaatttaaatcaattagagattatttctATTATTATCGTTTGAGTGTTAACTTGATGAAACATTGTTtagataatgacttagtaaatatatcaaCAATTTGATCTTTCGTAGAGATATAAGAAATCAAAAGTTGTCGAGTCGCTCtcgcgaacaaaatgaaaatcaatctttacatgcttggtacgagcatgaaaaatAGGATTTGTCTCAAGATAAGTTACTCtaatattatcacaccatattTTAGGCATAGTAGTTGAGAAAAAGTGTAATTTtgaaagaagagattgtagccaaataatttcttgCGTTGCGTTAGCGATAGTTTTATATCCAACTTCAGTACTCGAGCGAGAGACTGTAGATCGTTTCTTTGAAAGCCAGGAAATAAGATTTCGCCCAAGAAATATAGCATAACTACTAGTAGAATGTCTATCTTCGGGAGATCCAACTCAATATACATCATTGTAGGCAATCCACTCTCGTAAagactgacgatataaaagaagatcatGTAGAATAATGCttttgagatatcgaagaatttTCTTAATACATTTCTAATGATGTTtagtaggagcatgcataaattgacagacATGATTCACGGTGAAAGTAATATCGGGTAGTGTAATTGTGACATATTCTAGGGCATCAACAATACTATGGTAGATCTGGGGTCAAACAtcgaagaggaggatgaaggtaCAGTGAAACCATTctcaatgattggtgtggagataggacGTGCACTATCCATTTTAGCTCAGTGTAggagtccagtaatgtatttgctttgAGAGAGAAGACAAATTTCAGAATGTAAGAGAAACTCTATGCCAAGGAAAAAACGAGCATTGCTAAGATTCCGAATAGAAAACTCTTGACGGAGAAGATGTAGTAAAGTAGTAATGTCGTTTTAATCACTACCAGTTAGtaatatatcatctacataaatcagaacaaatattgaaaattcctcattacatttGTAGGATAAGAAAGAGTCTGTATTGAGCCAGAAAATCCCTGAGTATGAAATCAggtagatagacgatgaaaccaTACACGAGGTGCTTATCGAAGAtcatatatagacttctgaagTTGACACACATATACTGAAAGTTGCAAGTGGATGAATCCAGGAGGTTGTTCCATATAAACAGTTTTTTCAAAGTGCCCATGAAAGAAAAcattggaaacatctaattgACGTATTGACCAATTGAAACTTACAGCTATAAATAGTAACAATATGATGGTTGTAATTTTGACGACTGAATTAAAattatcattgaagtcaatacctgacTATTGATTAAAGCTTTTAGTAACAAGATGATTTTTAGTAACGTTCAATAAAATCATCTATATGATACTTAATTTGATAAATCCATTTAGAACCGATAATATTCATAAATGAAATACTAAGAACTAAACTTTAAACTTTAGattacattagaaaaaaaaacatcaaatTTTATAATCACCATAGCACGTTTTCTATGTAAAATTAGAAGGTACTTCGATGAgctttaaattctatatattaaaACGGAGGGAAAAGACAAAGTTCTGGACTTTGGACGTTGAAACCGTTGCATGTCGTATTAAGtttctatatattaattaatactttatttatttatttaataaaaattgtTTTTGTCCTTTTCTTTTCATGCCGGCagtttatgtatatatatatatatatatatatataaacagtcaGCATGTCCGGCCATGGATTCTCATGTGTAAAATTCGGCCGATTGAAACGATAGTTTGTTGGGCTGGGTATGGTCCAGGCCCGATCGGCCCATTTAGATAATATGCTAAATGGGGTCCAACACACACTATCATGGAcggatattttaataaaataatgaaaattaaataaaaaataagaataaatataaaaaagaattataaaaatcggatgaaatttatttatttttttttaaaaaaaatatagctcGACCTACAATCGAGTTGAAAATTGGGCCAAGCCTAATGGAAACCAACCCTTTTAATAAACACAGGAAATATAAATCCCTTTATTCCCTCGATTACTTAGATTATACGAGACTTAGATAAATCCAAGTCGAGATTAGTAATTTTAAACTTCGAAAACATGATACAAACAATGTGCCAAATACCTATCTGATTGTGCAACATGTACTAATTAACTCCCACTTCTTTAAGCAACACCaaccttttttttgttttttcaattaCCTTAATGATGATCAAGAGTGGCTTTACTCTTTCCTTAGTTCCTTCGTTGACTGATCCATCATAGCTTTAGTTCTTTGAATTTAGACTCAAAAGTTAGCAAAACATGCTTTTTTACCAACATTCTGGGCATTTAATTGATTGATGTAAGTCTATCACTTGGGTACCAATTATGTTTAGGGGCACATTTTGAGTATTCAATTGATGgtagtaaaagatgattataATCATCTAAGATGTCTCTCACAATCCGCCCCTAAGTAGTTATGTAAAGGTATAGTCAACTGTCAAGTTGATTAAGAGATGCGAGGAGTTTTTTATAGGTAGCAAAAGGTGAAATCGTCACCTTGGCGGCATTTCCAAGGTGGCCCCTCATTTTCTGAAAGGGAGAGAAATCACGGGGGCTTCGTCCAACAACAGTACAACATATGCAAGGAGGGGTTGAGGCAACGGGTAGAGCATTCTGCACCCACTGGAAGTGAACATCAGGACTGTTGACAACAATACCCTTGTATGAACCAACTACACTAACCCGTGAGGGCTAAGAggagttttttttatttactccAACCCATGAGGACAAAGAAAAGGCTTTTTGGCACCACAATAAAGGAGTTTGAACAATGTTTGAAGTGTattatttatcaaattaattagtATCTGTTTAACAATCATTGGTGTTAATTTCAAGCAACTTGCTTGTGTTATGTTcgtatttatttctatatatacGATAAGTTTGATATG is a window encoding:
- the LOC121983380 gene encoding 4-coumarate--CoA ligase-like 5, encoding MAAEDCQRSGFCADSGVFRSLHRLSPRHLPSSDFPLDAASFVLSLLPPADRLAFLDLASGQGLSFSDLRRSVLSLAAALSLGLGIRPGDVVLLLAPNSVLYPVIALAVLAAGAVLCPANPLCTTADVVRQVRDSGASIAIAAPEEAHKTAAAGLPTLLTRRPSPPDATYEALPSAEEMMEWGDPMAATPSGRRQSDPAAVLYSSGTTGSPKGAVLTHGNLIAAVSLLRWASEASGSDGDVYLAFIPMSHVYGLVFFALGLPTTGARVVVMPRFELAAAMEAVARHGVTNIPAVPPVVTAMAKSPQNWDLSGLRRIGTGASAMPPASARGFRRRYPWVELREGYGLTETCGAATFAAAASTRPEGRGVGQLLPGFEARVVAPATGKAEGPGGVGELWLRGATVMWGYLGNDVATAEEVADGGWLRTGDLVYFDEDGYLFIVDRIKELIKPNGYQVTPTELEALLATHPHILDAAVVPLEDEEAGQVPMAFVVRASDSRLTSEEVMQFVASQVAPYKKIRRVAFIGTVPRSPAGKILRKDLITLARQAVSPKL